A region of the Alligator mississippiensis isolate rAllMis1 chromosome 5, rAllMis1, whole genome shotgun sequence genome:
AGCTTCTCACACTGCAGCTAAGCGTGAGATGGATACTTTTTCTCGTGCTTCAGGAATATGCCATTAACTTTGTATCTTGGCAGATTTGAGAGGTACAGAGTCATAgcagagtggggctggaagggaccttagaaggtcatccagtccatccctctgctcaaggcagggtcatccctaactaaaccatcctagaaGAGTacgggcacctatacacatgcagcgaggTCGGAGAAGAtgcacgtgtatcagcatccccatgctgaaaaatgacggCAGAgatgctttacctaaagctcatttgacaagctttagttaaagcgcctttgctgccatttttcaggccGGGGACACTGAAACGTGAAgcctccaggtgctttaattagagcaactctcagagCCATTTAATTAAAGTGCACCCTGTACTCCTGGAGCATATCTGTAAACATCCTGTGAGTCTAACCTGCTCTGGAAAAGCTTCCACAGGTAGAAGTACTGCAGCCTCTGgtctgttgactttttttttttaatacactcACTCTTCCATGCCTGTGTTCTCATTTCTGTGTAATAATTTTTGATGCaaaatgtgggggttttttggttatgATTGTTTCGGTAGTGCTAACTATGACTTTGTATTCTAGATGTGCAATTTTTCCCAGCAAATTTGATCTAAAAATAAAAGTTGCTATGGGTTTGTCAGCGTCATCTCCATCCCTTGCAGTTCAGTCACCCAATGTATCTGAACATCAAACAGCATCTCCACCTTCAGAATGTCCAAtgcatcagaaaaaaatggaaggtaACTATGCACACGACTGAAGTGAACCCGAACTGAACCTTGCAAATGTGTTCCAAAAGGTGTTTGTCAAGGATGGGAGGTTCCTTATCAGCAGATAAGTAGTGGTCATATGGAAAACTGCCTCTTTCAAGATGCAACTTGCAAATAGTCGCGTTCATAAAGGTAAAAAGGGCTGAGCTTGTCACTGAAAGTCTTCATAGTCCAAGCCATTTCATGCTAGTGCCATGATTCGGAATTCTCTCTTCAACAACAGTGCAATATGATATACATCAAAAGTTCTATTTCTTATGTTGCCAAACTTGCAGTTTTATAATGTTATGCCATATATTACTGTGTTAGACTGCACAGTTAAATGAAAATAGGAGTAGAAAAATGTTACATATGTGCAGATCAGTTGCACGTCAAACCTTAGTTTTTTGCATTTCTAGACTTTGGTGACTAAGTGAAATATAAAATTTGTATTAATATAGATGCAAAAAACGAAGGCAGATTTTTTAAGTGCATTTGAGGAGAGAGTGGTGTTTTACTAAGATGAAAACTAAGGATGTTGTCATTGTAAGAATTATCAAGTAATATATGAAAAgatatacattttttaattacTGATTTAAATTCAAGACACTTGTTGGAGCTACAAGCATATGGAAAAACTTACTGATTTGTTTCTAAGTGGATGGAAGTAAATGTATACAGTGAGGGCTCAGGGCTGAGAGAGTTGACTGCATATCTACCATGTATCGTGCTTTGACTCTTCCCATAAAGTTACATTTTATAAATTGTATTTTGTTGTAGTGCATCATTTAATATCTTCTCTATTTCAGGTTGTGCAGTGCACGTAAAATCATCTGACCAGGGAGCTGAAAACCAAAACGTTGTTCCTGCACATCAAGAACACGCGTATGAATATGTGGCGTGTCCTGTTAAATCTAGTTCATCTCAAACAACAGATGATATAGACCCCAGAAATATGGTAACTTTGGTTTAGTCTTTTTAAGATCTCTTTTCTTCTGAAGTCTGACCATGAAAATGATGATGTGAGCATTGTGGGAGTTGGAACAATGAGTTCTCTTTCTGAAGACGTCTCTGAAGCAGGCGATCTTAAGCCTTTTTCGACTTAAAGAAAAAATGCACTGTGGAGCTTTGGGTTacaacaggggaaaaaaggcttGTGGCAATCTTTAGTCAAGCATGAACAAGAAATACCACCTCCAAAAGCAAGCCAACTATTCCTGTAGGACCTTTGACATGCTTTTCAATTTCTCTGTAGTAACTACTTACCTATACGTTGACCCTTCCAGATACTGATATGATATTAAAATGTttgtattatattattatattaaaataagtgattatttttgttgtttagaTGCCACCTCCTAATCAGGTGCCATCCCCAGATCAACCATTTCCACTGTCAACTGTCAGAGAAGAGTCTACCATTCCTAGAGCATACTCTGAAAAAAAATGGGTTTATCCTTCAGAGCAAATGTTTTGGAATGCTATGCTTAAGAAAGGGTAAGTAACTGGGACTTCCCCTAATAGTATCCAGGGTATCCTGAAGACTCTAGAATGATTCACCAAAGTTCACTGATATTGTAGCAGTTTATTAAGGGACTAGTTGGCTTCAACTAGTAAGCAGTTGACTTACTTGGAGAGacaaatggctttttaaaaatctgtcctCTTAATAAACTGGTTTCAAAGATCATGTTTACTTTAGAGGTAAAGTTACCTTACCATTTCAAACACCAATCTACTGGATTGATCTTTGTAATATAGGGACCCCAAGGCAGACAAGTTCTGCATGGTTGCCTGGAACTCGATTAGACCTATACTAAccgtttaaaaataaaactgttaaaAATGTTTGTTCTTGCAAGAAGCTTAGCACTGCTAAGCTGCCAGTTGTACTAATAACAACATGAAAACTAAAATGGTTTTAGCAACAGTAggatttctgtttaaaaaaaaaaaaaagggcaaaaaagaaCAGCCCACATCCTAATATAGACAAGCCCTAAATGCATAGCATGTTTCTTATGGCCTAAAAATATTTAAGAACTAATGAATATTGTCTGATTTGCCacttaatatttatttgtatGAAAGATTTTCATATTTGGGCTGTCATtcttaaattgatttattttcaAAGCAATTGATGTTAAAATATAATAGTTGCTGTAGTATTACATTTCAAAACTAGTTAAAATGTAATCAATTTGTAATATTCATCTTGATATGGCAACCCTGATCCTATGAACCCTTGCACAcatgtttactagggctgtgtgaagctttggtcactgatcctattcagaggagattcggcccgattcagcagccgaatcgaatcaggggacccgTTAATcactccgaatcaattcggagagattcaatgattcggccatagacacagttttatatgTTTTCCCTACGTACcccgaggtaccaggcacggctcgtgaataCTGAGTTGGTGGGGTGGCTGGAGCATCCCGGGGGGGGTgtcctgggtctgctgcagagcgCACAGGGGACCCCCTCATGCCCCGGCTcagggactggtgcctcctgggtctggagggacacctagggtccccctgcagccaattgctgaacTGTAGAGGGTGTCCCCCAcgcacttggcagtggacccaaaGGTGGACCAGAACTATTTCCaggccacttctgggtctaccgctGAGCACACATGAGACCTCCCCTGCATTCCCATGGAACGCTCCATCCGCTCCACCAtttcagcgttcatgagctgcgcctggtacctctaGATAAGTAGAAAAAGTGTATAAAGCTGTTTTTATGGccaaatagctgattctctgaatcataaTCGAATcgtcagattcagctgaatcaaattgggacagagatccaaatcagcaaattgaatcactgtcccctgaattgggccgaatccaaattgaatactgcctgctttgcacacccctaatatttacTCGCGTTTAAAAATGGGGGTATAAATGTTAGCAGGATCTGGGAATTGGAGGAATTTCTACATGTACCTTTAAGGTACTAGATATAGGATTTTCTGTGCATTAAAAGTGAATCTGGGCTGCTCCCTACACACATTTCAAAAATTCCTTTGTGAAAGGTAAAATAACTGTACATCTGTCAGCAAATTGTAATACTCTGATTTGGCACAAGCATTTTGACTAACTTAACTGACGTCTGTGGGTTTCTACTGTGGTAACGTTTGGTAATTATGGCTGCTTCTACACATGCTTGGGATTGGGGGGgtctttttaattagagcaggtcccGGACAGCTACTTTAATTAAAGAGCGGCTCACCGTCACTTGggttaagcccctgcacatttcaaaatgtccGTTGGATGcattatctaaagctcatttgccaaggtttagataaagtgcctccacggccattttgaaatgcttggGGCcttacatgtgatggtgaggcaaTGTTGGAGCATTCTAAGTAgactgtggagcagacttgattaattgagtctggatgtgattaattgagtctgctctgacacattctaattagaatgtgatgTGAACAAGCACATCTTTAAGGACCCTGTAGTTTTACACAAAGTTAATATGGTTGTCAAGAAGCCTAAGTAGGGAGCAGGGAACTAGGAATTAGCTGAGTTCTAATTCTGGCTCTGATACAAACTTGCTATGTGATCCCAAATCTCCTGAATTTTATGCTTGTCAAAATCACTGATGGAGGAAAGTGATAAAGTTAAACTCCGCTGTTTGAAAAAATTTCCAAAATGGTATTCTTTTTTTTAGGTGGAGGTGGAAAAAAGATGACATCTCTCCTGAAGATATGACTAATATTATTAAGATTCACAATCAAAATAATGAGCAAGCTTGGAAAGAGATTTTAAAGTGGGAAGCTCTTCATGTCGTGTAAGTATGTTTGAGATCAAAAATAAAAAGCCTTTGTTTTAAGCTAATACTATGCTGAGTCTTTAAACGTTGGAATGATTTCCAGTTTTCCTAAAAAATGGCCTAAAACTTGCAGTAGTGTgtagcaatatcttttattaaattgGATTTGTCATGGTATGGATGTTTTGTATTGTTTGCTTATATGGAAATATTTGGGAAGTTTGTCCAGGTACATTTGGCAGACTTGGTTAAATTGGACCTGAATGAGTTATTACACTGCCAGACTTGGTCAGAATTTCTGTAGTATAGGACCTTGAGATCTATTTATTTTGGAcatgctgtctttttttttagaATGCTCTTTGGTACTAAAATCCCTTTGCTAGGAACAAAGATTTTAGATGATCCAGCAGCTTGAGTGTTGAGACTCAGCTGACTTCAAAGTGGAAATTACATATAAATACTTACATTAATAATCTTATGGCTTCCTTCCTAGTGGGAGATATTGATAAACTTTTAAAGCATGCTAAAATACAACCTTTGCTTTTTCTGAGAGAGCTTATCACTGGCTTgtaaatctgtttgtttttttttttacatatttttttttttttttaaagttggtttCTTATAGTGTTGGAAGAATTACATTTTTTCCTAAGCTCTATTTTTAACATATTTGTATATTAGTAAAGTTCTTAATACTGTTTTATCTTGTTTAAATTGTAACTTACCAGTCTTAACATAAAAGTACCATTTTAATCGtgtttgctaaaatatatttaggGAATGTCCATGTGGACCAACATTGATTCGATTTGGTGGTAAAGCTAAGGAGTATTCACCAAGAGCCAGAATACGTTCATGGATGGGGTACGTGTAAAGGCCATAAATATGTTTTTATGCATGCTGAAATACCATACCTGAAAATGGACAGAAGCAATCATGTTTTTATATGTATTGTCATAAATTGTGGTGTCTGATTTTCTTTGCTACATGTTTATAAAGTTCATAATCTTGATTTCATTTAACAAGTTAACTACATTGTCTGTCTTTCATTTTAGATATGAACTTCCTTTTGACAGACATGATTGGATAGTTGATCGTTGTGGAAAAGAAGTCAGATACGTTATTGATTATTATGATGGTGGAGAAGTAGATAAGGACTATCAGTTCACCATCTTGGATGTCCGTCCTGCATTTGATTCCATCTCTGCTATGTGGGACAGGATGAAGGTAGCTTGGTGGCGCTGGACTTCATAACTAGCTACATACTATGTAATCAACACCTAAAACTGTATTTGCTTAAACTGAAGAGGAGAAGAGAGTGGAACTTTAAATAAAGTTCTTAGTGGCTATACTTACCTTAATTTGCCAACATTATCCTTCCTCattgggaggcagggggatgaCATGTCTTTTTCTTATGAACTGGTACTTCATGCTGTCTTTAAGTAAAGAATAAGGTATGTGTCTTTTTTCATCTGGTCAAATTTTGGTGCTCCTAGTTTCCTTAGAAAAGAACAGAAGAATTATCACAAAGAATTTTCTGCAAATGCTCAAGGTTTTCAAAGCTATTTATGAAGTCATTTTGGAAAGTGAGGTGGAAAATCCTAATGTGTGCTTTATGGTTGATTTAAAGCTATAAGGCAAAATTAATTAATCAAGCCCTACGCAAGCACATTGAGGCCTTGACCCTGATTGGGGTCTCTGGGCACTACTGcaaggtgttttgtaaatgctTTTAGCTGGTTATTATAAACAGAACTCAGATTCTCCTCATGGTGGGTGAAATAAAACAATCTAGCTAAATGATTACAGCAAGCAATTACTCTTGTTTTATTTAAGGTTCTGTGTTGTCATATGCTGGCATTTTATTTCTTCAAATCTACATTTTCTCAGTTTTGCTCATATCTActctatttaattaaaaaaaaccctatagcATTTAAGTATTTTGTATTCTAAAAAGGAGGTTAATAGATATTTCTTTCAGGATGTTTAAAAGTACTTGTCTTCTTTAGCTACAGTCAAGGGCAGAATTAAGCTTTTTGTAGAGAGAATGTGATGCCttcatttaaagagaaaaaataatctgACATGTTCAGCTTGCACTACAACATTCAATTCTCACATCTTGCATTTTGAAGTGTTTTGCAGGTGTGGTAGATAATCCCTATATATACTGTTAAAAATTTAGCCTGATGAAAAGCAAATGATAAGCTTCTAACTTGATTGACTTATTTCTATGTGTTAGGAAATAATTATTGCATATGTTTTAAATATCTGGACAAGCTTGCATGTTGTCCAAAAGGCAGCAGGATTTGTAATAGTTTTGTAATTCAGTGCTCCCAAAACTTAAGGGTTATAGGCATCAGGAGCTAGCTATAAGCTTTAAGTATTTTTTGGCATGCCCTGCTCTTGTGAGTGATTGATCCCTGCATAGCACTCATGTCATTTGGTTTCCTCACTAACCCCATTATAACCTGCTTAGTAAGAATTTTCTTCActaaatccttaaaaaaaaaagtccagtatGAACAGATGAACACTAATTTTAACTTGGCTGAAGGAGTCTGTAATCAAATTTATACAGGAAGCTGCTTTTGGGATCATCAACCCATCTTGCCTGGAATGATTTTAgatggggctgatcctgtcttgagcaggagggttggactagatggcctcctgaagtCTCTTGTAGGcattcttttctatgattctaccttAGGAGCAACTGACTCGACGAAGCTTCAAGTTTGAAGGTAGTAACATAAGAGTTCACTTCAGAGATTTCCAAACTGTATTGAATATTATAAGTAAATTGTGGCCTGATATCTTTTGAAAAGGAGCTACTTCTTTCTTTACTCATTCCTGTTCAGAATAACTGTATTCCACACCAATCTGAACTGGAATCCATTTTGAACAAAAATAAGCTCAGTGAATCACTAGTGTGCGACACAGTTAATAGGAGGATAAGTATGGCATCCTGTGTCTGATGTTTGAAAGGTTACTGGCCccatacagtataacctcatgaatCTGGCATGCTTGGGACCGAACACTTGCTGGATAGCTGAAAATGCCGGATTTTTGAAATCTGAGCAGCGGCCAGTCATGGAGTGACTGGcagagttggggaggggggtagtAGCAGGCAGTCTCAGAGCCTCTGTGTGCGGTGCAGGGTGGTTAATAatagtggcagcagccacatgcaAGCTTTCCCGTCCacgtctggggggggggggggagcggggactAGTTCTTGAGTAGCAACTCCAGTGCTGGATTTCTGAGATCTGGATTCATGAGGTTTTACTGTATTATTAGTCAGAAATACCTGGTGTTTATGTGGTGTTCCTTGCAAAATCAGTGTTGATAATTT
Encoded here:
- the LOC102575147 gene encoding holocytochrome c-type synthase is translated as MGLSASSPSLAVQSPNVSEHQTASPPSECPMHQKKMEGCAVHVKSSDQGAENQNVVPAHQEHAYEYVACPVKSSSSQTTDDIDPRNMMPPPNQVPSPDQPFPLSTVREESTIPRAYSEKKWVYPSEQMFWNAMLKKGWRWKKDDISPEDMTNIIKIHNQNNEQAWKEILKWEALHVVECPCGPTLIRFGGKAKEYSPRARIRSWMGYELPFDRHDWIVDRCGKEVRYVIDYYDGGEVDKDYQFTILDVRPAFDSISAMWDRMKVAWWRWTS